In Pseudomonas saudiphocaensis, one DNA window encodes the following:
- the benA gene encoding benzoate 1,2-dioxygenase large subunit: MSLGIDYLDSLVQDDKEKGIFRCKREMFTDERLFELEMKHIFEGNWIYLAHESQIPEKNDYYTTYMGRQPIFIARNKEGELNAFINACSHRGAMLCRFKSGNKATYTCPFHGWTFNNSGKLLKVKDPKEAGYPESFNCEGSHDLKKVARFESYRGFLFGSLREDVAPLEEFLGESKKIIDMVVDQSDDGIEVLRGSSSYVFGGNWKLTAENGADGYHVTAVHWNYAATQNQRKLRDSGEEIRTMSAGGWGKKGGGFYSFENGHMLLWTRWDNPEDRPLFSRRDELVAEVGEARADWMIGNSRNLCLYPNLYLMDQFGSQLRIARPISVDETEVTIYCIAPKGESAEARATRIRQYEDFFNVSGMATPDDLEEFRACQAGFQGRAMEWNDMSRGAKHWIEGPDESAKEIDLQPLLSGVRSEDEGLFVMQHRYWQEQMIKAVEAEQAKLIHVEGA; the protein is encoded by the coding sequence ATGTCCCTGGGAATCGATTACCTGGATTCGCTTGTTCAAGACGACAAAGAAAAAGGCATCTTCCGTTGCAAGCGCGAGATGTTCACGGACGAGCGGTTGTTCGAGCTGGAGATGAAACACATTTTCGAGGGCAACTGGATCTACCTTGCCCACGAAAGCCAGATTCCCGAAAAGAACGACTATTACACGACCTACATGGGTCGGCAGCCGATCTTTATCGCCCGCAACAAGGAAGGTGAGCTCAACGCCTTCATTAATGCGTGCAGCCATCGCGGAGCGATGCTGTGCCGCTTCAAGAGCGGCAACAAGGCCACCTATACCTGCCCGTTCCATGGCTGGACCTTCAATAACTCCGGCAAGCTGCTCAAGGTCAAAGACCCCAAGGAAGCCGGCTACCCGGAAAGCTTCAACTGCGAAGGCTCCCATGACCTGAAGAAGGTTGCCCGCTTCGAGTCCTATCGCGGTTTTCTCTTCGGCAGCCTGCGCGAAGACGTTGCGCCGCTGGAGGAATTCCTCGGCGAGTCGAAGAAGATCATCGACATGGTGGTCGACCAGTCGGATGACGGCATCGAAGTGCTGCGCGGCTCCTCCAGCTACGTCTTCGGCGGCAACTGGAAGCTGACTGCGGAGAACGGTGCTGACGGTTACCACGTCACCGCGGTGCACTGGAACTACGCCGCTACCCAGAACCAGCGCAAGCTGCGCGACTCCGGTGAGGAAATCCGCACCATGAGCGCCGGCGGCTGGGGCAAGAAGGGCGGCGGTTTCTACTCCTTCGAAAACGGCCACATGCTGCTCTGGACGCGCTGGGACAACCCGGAAGACCGCCCTCTGTTCAGCCGCCGCGATGAGCTGGTTGCTGAAGTCGGCGAAGCCCGCGCGGACTGGATGATCGGCAACTCGCGCAACCTCTGCCTGTACCCGAACCTGTACCTGATGGACCAGTTCGGCTCGCAGCTGCGCATTGCCCGTCCAATTTCGGTGGACGAGACCGAAGTCACCATCTACTGCATCGCGCCAAAAGGCGAAAGCGCCGAAGCGCGCGCCACCCGCATCCGCCAGTACGAGGACTTCTTCAACGTCAGCGGCATGGCAACGCCCGACGATCTGGAAGAGTTCCGCGCCTGCCAGGCCGGTTTCCAGGGCCGTGCCATGGAGTGGAACGACATGTCCCGCGGTGCCAAACACTGGATCGAAGGGCCGGATGAAAGCGCCAAGGAGATCGACCTGCAGCCGCTGCTCAGCGGTGTGCGCTCGGAGGATGAAGGGCTGTTCGTCATGCAGCACCGCTACTGGCAGGAGCAGATGATCAAGGCGGTCGAGGCCGAACAGGCGAAACTGATCCACGTGGAGGGCGCGTAA
- a CDS encoding AraC family transcriptional regulator, which produces MVSLLGAKNTVFEQADPHAVSDYVNQHVGTHCIRLPRSGSLQASLSHCSFGKLDLCQISYGGSVHVTSPALETIYHLQLLQRGHCLWRGRGEEHYFTPGELLLINPDDPVDLTYSEDCEKLIVKLPASFLQQACADNQWHAPAEGIRFSASRYDLKSLEGVESLLGLICQEAKAENCAAQLQEQYGRIIASKLLCTFASNVQYESQGESCPSFGRILDYIEEHLKKDISVEQLAQLARMSPRSLYSLFERKVGTTPKSYIRKRKLEQIHGRLSDPAAKVRNITEIAMDYGFLHLGRFSESYKSTFGELPSDTLRRHH; this is translated from the coding sequence ATGGTTAGTCTGCTTGGTGCAAAAAATACGGTCTTCGAGCAAGCCGATCCCCATGCGGTATCGGACTATGTAAATCAGCATGTCGGTACCCACTGCATCCGGCTACCGCGTTCCGGCAGCCTGCAGGCCAGCCTGAGTCATTGCAGTTTCGGCAAGCTGGACCTTTGCCAGATCAGCTACGGCGGCAGTGTGCACGTCACTTCGCCGGCTCTGGAAACCATCTATCACCTGCAATTGCTGCAGCGTGGTCATTGCCTGTGGCGTGGTCGCGGGGAGGAGCATTACTTCACCCCTGGTGAGCTGTTGCTGATTAATCCTGACGATCCGGTGGACCTGACCTATTCCGAGGATTGCGAAAAGCTGATCGTCAAACTGCCAGCCTCTTTTCTCCAGCAGGCCTGCGCTGACAACCAATGGCATGCGCCGGCCGAGGGCATCCGGTTCAGTGCAAGTCGCTATGACCTCAAGTCGCTCGAAGGTGTAGAGAGCCTGCTCGGGCTGATTTGTCAGGAAGCGAAAGCCGAGAATTGCGCTGCGCAGCTCCAGGAACAGTACGGACGCATCATTGCCTCCAAACTGCTGTGCACCTTTGCCAGCAATGTGCAGTATGAATCGCAGGGCGAGAGCTGCCCCTCATTCGGGCGCATCCTCGACTACATTGAAGAGCATCTGAAAAAGGACATCTCCGTCGAGCAATTGGCGCAGCTGGCGCGTATGAGTCCGCGTTCGCTCTACAGCCTGTTCGAGCGCAAGGTCGGTACGACGCCCAAGTCCTATATTCGCAAGAGGAAGCTTGAGCAGATTCACGGCCGTCTCAGTGACCCTGCGGCCAAGGTTCGCAACATCACCGAGATCGCCATGGACTATGGCTTCCTGCATCTGGGTCGTTTTTCCGAAAGCTACAAGAGCACCTTCGGCGAGCTGCCTTCCGATACGCTGCGCCGCCACCACTGA
- a CDS encoding glycosyltransferase family 2 protein: protein MDKIYAVVLSYKRKDLLKRCLEGINGQSRPCDGIIVVDNASSDGTLEMLLQLQLPNLQVYELSRNTGASGGFSAGFRIAYQKGADFIWMMDDDVIPEPDALQRLLDARDTLDAREQPYSFLLSTAYTGDGLLTNVPQVDTRTNPIGYENWPALLQFGLVPVRPATYVSILVPRLSLQRHGLPIAAMFMWGDDTEFTLRISQETPGYLVAESRVMHLRSVSGSIDIHRETNPQRIALHRHFVRNELFIARAYHHWRRVPLLFLSRLKLVMRLLWLGQSFKARTVFAGLLEAWKFSPEAEPADAPVEALGVTVRQYFSESTALPKGEALAAEPLET, encoded by the coding sequence ATGGACAAAATTTACGCAGTCGTACTGTCGTACAAACGCAAGGATTTGCTGAAACGCTGTCTGGAGGGGATCAATGGCCAGAGTCGCCCTTGCGACGGCATCATCGTGGTGGACAATGCAAGCAGTGACGGAACGCTGGAGATGCTGCTGCAATTGCAGCTGCCGAATCTCCAAGTCTACGAGTTGTCGCGCAATACCGGCGCCTCGGGCGGTTTCAGCGCCGGGTTTCGCATCGCTTACCAGAAGGGTGCCGATTTCATCTGGATGATGGATGACGATGTCATACCCGAGCCGGACGCACTGCAACGTCTGCTAGATGCCCGAGATACGCTCGACGCCCGCGAGCAGCCTTATTCCTTTCTGCTTTCCACGGCTTATACCGGCGATGGTCTGCTGACCAACGTGCCCCAGGTGGACACGCGCACCAATCCCATCGGCTATGAGAACTGGCCGGCTCTGCTGCAGTTCGGTCTGGTTCCAGTGCGCCCGGCGACTTACGTCTCGATTCTGGTGCCTCGTTTGTCTTTGCAGCGCCACGGGCTGCCGATCGCGGCGATGTTCATGTGGGGCGACGATACCGAATTCACCCTGCGTATCAGCCAGGAAACGCCAGGCTACCTGGTTGCCGAGAGCCGCGTTATGCATCTGCGCAGCGTCAGCGGCTCGATTGACATCCATCGTGAAACGAACCCGCAGCGGATTGCGTTGCACCGGCATTTCGTCCGCAACGAGTTGTTTATCGCCCGCGCTTATCACCACTGGCGGCGTGTACCGCTGCTGTTCTTATCGCGCCTGAAACTGGTGATGCGTTTGCTGTGGCTTGGCCAGTCTTTCAAAGCCCGTACCGTATTCGCCGGCCTGCTGGAAGCCTGGAAGTTCTCACCTGAAGCGGAGCCAGCTGACGCACCTGTCGAGGCGCTCGGGGTGACCGTTCGTCAGTACTTTTCGGAGTCGACGGCACTGCCAAAAGGCGAGGCGCTGGCAGCGGAGCCGCTTGAGACCTAA
- a CDS encoding MBOAT family O-acyltransferase, producing MLFNSMEFIAGFLPVVLLGFILLAGSGRQRYAAIWLTLTSLLFYGWWNPAYVPLLIGSMLCNYLIGGALVRRPSRALLILGVTANIALLGYYKYTGFLFGTLDQAFDLGWTVGDIILPLAISFFTFQQIAYLVDAHDGQVNENDFVSYCLFISFFPQLIAGPITHHKEMLSQFKDYDTFAPRLDNISLGLTVFLLGLFKKVIIADPLGAQASPVFAIAADGTVPALYDAWFGALSYTLQIYFDFSAYSDMAIGLALLFGVRLPINFNSPFKAHNVIDYWSRWHMTLTRFLTAYIYNPIVMRITRSRMAAGKPLPRRGKMSLGTFVILVAYPTVLTMFISGVWHGAGWQFVVFGLLHGFYLVVAHGFRAWKVRRGLPLDSDKHLYHCAAVLLTFLCVVVAMVFFRAESVQAALAILTGMVGLSELSTKFDKSDYLTLALLLAFVWLMPNVQQWMAHFRTALDAKPQESWLLRWLPAASWRPTPVIGVAIGMLGFFALGVAFSVAPTEFLYFQF from the coding sequence ATGCTCTTCAACTCCATGGAATTCATCGCCGGATTTCTGCCGGTGGTTCTGCTGGGTTTCATCCTGCTCGCAGGAAGCGGCAGGCAGCGTTACGCCGCCATCTGGCTAACTCTGACCTCCCTACTCTTCTATGGTTGGTGGAACCCCGCCTACGTACCGCTGCTGATCGGCAGCATGCTGTGCAACTACCTGATCGGTGGAGCCCTTGTGCGCCGCCCGTCGCGGGCCCTGCTGATACTGGGGGTTACCGCCAACATCGCCTTGCTCGGCTACTACAAATACACCGGGTTTCTTTTCGGCACGCTCGACCAGGCCTTTGACCTGGGCTGGACGGTGGGCGACATCATCCTGCCGCTGGCCATCTCCTTTTTTACCTTTCAGCAGATTGCCTATCTGGTCGACGCCCATGACGGCCAGGTGAACGAAAACGATTTCGTCAGCTACTGCCTTTTCATCAGCTTCTTCCCTCAGCTGATAGCCGGCCCGATCACCCATCACAAGGAGATGCTCAGTCAGTTCAAGGATTACGACACCTTTGCCCCGCGACTGGACAATATCTCCCTGGGGCTGACCGTCTTCCTGCTCGGCCTGTTCAAGAAAGTGATCATCGCCGATCCGTTGGGCGCACAGGCCTCGCCGGTCTTCGCGATTGCCGCCGACGGCACGGTTCCGGCTCTCTATGACGCGTGGTTTGGCGCGCTTTCGTACACGCTGCAGATCTATTTTGATTTTTCCGCATACAGCGACATGGCCATCGGCCTGGCGCTGCTGTTCGGGGTGCGCCTGCCGATCAACTTCAATAGCCCTTTCAAGGCGCATAACGTTATCGACTACTGGTCGCGCTGGCATATGACGCTGACGCGCTTTCTCACGGCCTACATTTACAACCCCATTGTCATGCGGATCACTCGCTCGCGCATGGCAGCCGGCAAACCGCTGCCTCGCCGAGGCAAGATGAGCCTGGGCACTTTCGTCATATTGGTGGCCTACCCCACCGTGCTGACCATGTTCATCTCCGGTGTCTGGCACGGTGCCGGCTGGCAGTTCGTTGTATTTGGTCTGCTGCACGGCTTTTACCTGGTGGTCGCCCACGGCTTTCGAGCCTGGAAGGTACGTCGGGGGTTGCCGCTCGACAGCGACAAGCACCTGTATCACTGCGCCGCCGTGCTGCTGACCTTTCTCTGCGTGGTCGTGGCCATGGTGTTCTTCCGCGCCGAAAGCGTTCAGGCGGCGCTGGCGATACTCACCGGTATGGTCGGCCTGAGCGAGCTGAGCACCAAGTTTGACAAGTCGGATTACCTCACCCTGGCGCTGCTGCTGGCCTTTGTCTGGCTGATGCCCAATGTGCAGCAGTGGATGGCGCACTTTCGCACCGCCCTGGATGCAAAACCTCAGGAGAGCTGGCTGCTGCGCTGGCTACCTGCCGCCTCCTGGAGGCCGACACCCGTCATTGGCGTCGCCATCGGCATGCTGGGTTTCTTCGCCCTGGGCGTGGCGTTCTCCGTTGCCCCTACAGAGTTTCTCTACTTCCAGTTCTGA
- a CDS encoding HAD-IIIC family phosphatase: MDQLLWLAEHPDLSAAIGAGKRETDSLARLRAAKSLTGYRRDFTLTMRLDRLASEGLQAVARGEATVADLRPLRIALLASHTVDHLLPAIRVAGLQRGLALALHVAPYGMYRQALLMDDPELASFAPQLIVLALDARDAPLQLPLEASTEEVNAAVNARVEELRLLWRRARERYAAQVVQQTIVPADPPIFGSFEALVPASPWALIEQLNTAIRRAAQEDGVLLMDLAWEAARGSYGDGLAEPLRWHQAKQLVSPNLAPLYGDQLARIAAASVGLSRKCLVLDLDNTLWGGVVGDDGVEGLHLGQGSPSGEAFLAFQRYAALLARRGIILAVCSKNDQNIAEAAFNHPEMALRRSDIAAFVANWEDKATNLRRIASTLDIGLDSLVFVDDNPAERDIVRRELPQVAVPELPDDVADYPARLAAAGYFEAVSFTSDDTTRGRNYALNAERKAALSQATDMEGYLRGLEMVLHASPIGDAELARSTQLLNKTNQFNLTTRRYSEAEVERIARDTGSVTLAFRLADKYGDNGLISVVLARPDPAFADDELLIDSWLMSCRVLGRQVEEAVLEVLVNAARAAGYRTLIGEYRPSGRNGMVAEHYPKLGFVQHPVHTEAASDASFWRYDLDSNHSTRHFIEVRP; the protein is encoded by the coding sequence ATGGATCAGCTTCTCTGGCTAGCCGAACACCCGGACTTGAGTGCAGCCATCGGCGCAGGCAAGCGCGAGACAGATTCGCTCGCTCGGCTGCGGGCTGCCAAAAGCCTGACCGGTTACCGACGGGACTTCACCCTGACGATGCGCCTGGACCGGCTGGCGAGCGAAGGCCTGCAGGCAGTCGCCAGGGGCGAAGCAACCGTTGCGGATCTGCGCCCGCTGCGCATTGCCCTGCTTGCTTCGCATACGGTGGACCATCTGCTGCCAGCGATCCGCGTGGCCGGGCTGCAACGAGGCCTGGCGCTCGCGCTTCATGTGGCACCCTACGGCATGTACCGCCAGGCGTTGCTGATGGATGACCCGGAACTGGCGAGCTTCGCTCCGCAATTGATAGTGCTGGCGCTGGACGCCCGCGACGCACCCTTACAGCTGCCGCTAGAGGCCTCGACCGAAGAAGTGAACGCGGCGGTGAATGCACGGGTCGAGGAGCTGCGCCTGCTGTGGCGTCGCGCCCGCGAGCGCTACGCGGCGCAGGTGGTTCAGCAGACCATAGTGCCGGCCGACCCGCCGATCTTCGGCTCGTTCGAAGCGCTGGTGCCGGCTTCGCCCTGGGCCCTGATCGAGCAGCTCAACACAGCCATCCGCCGTGCCGCCCAGGAAGACGGCGTACTGCTGATGGATCTCGCCTGGGAAGCGGCACGCGGCAGCTACGGCGATGGCCTGGCCGAGCCGCTGCGCTGGCACCAGGCCAAGCAGCTGGTCAGCCCGAACCTGGCACCGCTGTACGGCGACCAGCTGGCTCGCATCGCCGCTGCGAGCGTCGGGCTATCGCGCAAATGCCTAGTGCTGGACCTGGACAACACCCTGTGGGGCGGTGTTGTCGGCGACGATGGCGTCGAGGGCCTGCATCTGGGACAAGGCTCGCCCAGCGGGGAAGCCTTTCTCGCCTTCCAGCGCTACGCCGCGTTGCTGGCGCGGCGCGGGATAATCCTCGCGGTGTGCAGCAAGAACGATCAAAACATCGCCGAAGCGGCATTCAACCACCCGGAAATGGCGCTCAGGCGCAGTGACATCGCCGCCTTTGTCGCCAACTGGGAGGACAAGGCCACAAACTTGCGCCGCATCGCTTCAACCCTGGATATTGGCCTGGACAGCCTGGTCTTCGTCGACGACAACCCAGCCGAGCGCGATATCGTGCGTCGCGAGCTGCCGCAGGTTGCGGTGCCGGAGTTGCCTGATGACGTCGCTGACTATCCGGCACGCCTGGCAGCAGCGGGCTATTTCGAAGCCGTTTCCTTCACCTCGGACGACACCACGCGAGGGCGCAACTACGCGCTGAATGCCGAGCGCAAGGCGGCCCTGAGCCAAGCCACCGATATGGAAGGCTATCTGCGTGGCCTGGAGATGGTGCTGCATGCCAGCCCAATCGGTGACGCCGAGCTTGCCCGCAGCACCCAGCTGCTCAACAAGACCAACCAGTTCAACCTCACCACGCGCCGCTACAGCGAAGCGGAGGTCGAGCGCATTGCGCGAGATACAGGCTCAGTGACGCTGGCGTTCCGTCTGGCAGACAAGTACGGCGACAACGGGCTGATCAGCGTCGTGCTGGCGCGCCCCGACCCAGCTTTCGCCGATGATGAATTACTCATCGACAGCTGGCTGATGAGCTGTCGGGTACTGGGCCGCCAGGTCGAGGAAGCCGTGCTCGAAGTGCTGGTCAATGCAGCCAGGGCGGCCGGCTATCGCACCCTGATCGGCGAATACCGACCCAGCGGCCGCAACGGCATGGTCGCCGAACACTATCCGAAGCTGGGTTTCGTCCAGCACCCCGTGCACACCGAGGCCGCCAGCGATGCAAGCTTCTGGCGCTACGACCTCGACTCCAACCACTCTACTCGACATTTCATCGAGGTAAGGCCATGA
- a CDS encoding NAD(P)-dependent oxidoreductase produces the protein MISRCFVRLIMQHYPELRISRVLTRRKVDALSDFPLPGALTNSIDELVEHSDLIVECSGDVFFGTSVIERAFEAGLPVVTVNAELQVTTGSCLAGKGLLTEAEGDQPGSLAALHEDAVQMGFKPLVYGNMKGYLDHNPTREDMAYWSKRQGISIEQTTSFTDGTKVQIEQVVVGNGFGATISRPGLEGLASTDLNRSANVLGLIAEAAGQPIVDYVIPSGYPAGGVFLVCRHDEVQAPALEYFKLGPGPYYVLTRPFHLCSLEVGKTVRRVLAGGGVLLNNSTRPTLGVAAIAKRAMKPGETIVRGIGGFDVRGEAVRLVEEPDHVPIGLLRHTVLKRALEPGQMITFDDIEVQPSRVLDIILRQRQSIIRPRPALRVSGYARAAVR, from the coding sequence ATGATTTCGCGCTGCTTCGTGCGGCTGATCATGCAACATTATCCCGAGTTGCGGATAAGCCGAGTGCTTACGCGCCGAAAGGTGGATGCACTAAGCGACTTTCCGCTGCCGGGAGCGCTGACCAACTCCATTGACGAGCTTGTCGAGCATTCAGACCTTATCGTCGAATGCAGCGGCGACGTGTTCTTTGGAACCTCTGTCATCGAGCGTGCATTCGAAGCCGGTTTGCCGGTGGTTACCGTGAACGCCGAATTGCAGGTCACCACCGGTTCATGCCTGGCGGGAAAAGGGCTGCTTACCGAGGCCGAAGGCGATCAGCCCGGCTCGCTTGCCGCGCTGCATGAGGACGCCGTGCAGATGGGCTTCAAGCCCCTCGTATACGGCAACATGAAAGGCTACCTCGACCATAACCCCACCCGTGAAGACATGGCTTACTGGTCGAAACGGCAGGGGATCAGTATCGAACAGACCACCTCGTTCACTGACGGCACCAAGGTGCAGATCGAGCAGGTGGTCGTGGGCAATGGTTTTGGCGCGACCATCTCCCGGCCTGGCCTGGAAGGTCTGGCTTCCACTGACCTCAATCGCAGTGCCAATGTGCTGGGGCTGATTGCTGAAGCCGCCGGCCAGCCGATCGTGGACTACGTCATCCCCAGCGGTTATCCGGCCGGCGGCGTATTTCTGGTCTGTCGCCACGATGAAGTTCAGGCCCCGGCACTTGAGTACTTCAAGCTGGGTCCCGGTCCGTACTATGTACTTACGCGGCCATTCCACCTCTGCTCGCTGGAGGTCGGGAAAACGGTACGGCGTGTGCTTGCGGGGGGAGGTGTGCTGCTGAACAACTCGACCAGGCCGACGCTGGGCGTGGCGGCCATAGCCAAGCGCGCAATGAAGCCTGGTGAGACGATCGTGCGTGGTATCGGTGGGTTCGATGTGCGCGGTGAGGCAGTGCGCCTCGTGGAAGAACCGGACCATGTACCGATCGGGTTGCTGCGCCATACGGTGCTCAAGCGGGCCCTTGAACCTGGCCAGATGATCACCTTCGATGACATCGAGGTTCAGCCAAGCCGGGTGCTGGACATCATTCTCAGGCAGCGCCAGAGCATCATCAGGCCGAGGCCGGCTCTGAGAGTCAGCGGCTATGCAAGGGCGGCGGTACGGTAA
- a CDS encoding acyl carrier protein, producing the protein MTEAEVINALAPVFHDVFDDDSIVLSPEMTANDIDGWDSQTHVMLTVAAEQRFGIKFRTAELESLRNVGHFAQVISAKLEGR; encoded by the coding sequence ATGACCGAAGCAGAAGTTATCAACGCACTCGCGCCGGTATTTCACGATGTATTCGACGACGACAGCATCGTCCTCTCGCCGGAAATGACGGCCAACGATATCGACGGGTGGGACAGCCAGACCCACGTGATGCTTACGGTCGCGGCTGAACAGCGCTTCGGCATCAAATTTCGCACGGCGGAGCTGGAATCGCTGCGCAACGTCGGCCATTTCGCCCAGGTCATCAGTGCCAAGCTCGAGGGAAGGTAG
- the benB gene encoding benzoate 1,2-dioxygenase small subunit, with amino-acid sequence MAITYEAVRDFLYREARYLDDKEWDAWLELYAPDATFWMPAWDDRDQLTEDPQREISLIWYGNRRGLEDRVFRIKTERSSATIPDTRTTHNISNLELLEQADGFCKLRYNWHTMSFRYKTVDHFYGTNFYTLDVRGDNPLIKAKKVVLKNDYIRQMIDVYHL; translated from the coding sequence ATGGCCATTACTTACGAAGCCGTGCGGGATTTTCTCTACCGCGAAGCGCGCTACCTCGACGACAAGGAATGGGACGCCTGGCTGGAGCTTTATGCCCCGGATGCCACCTTCTGGATGCCGGCCTGGGATGACCGCGATCAGCTGACCGAAGACCCGCAGCGTGAAATTTCGCTGATCTGGTACGGCAACCGTCGTGGCCTGGAAGACCGTGTTTTCCGCATCAAGACCGAGCGCTCCAGTGCCACCATTCCGGATACCCGGACCACGCACAACATCAGCAACCTCGAGCTGCTGGAGCAGGCCGACGGCTTCTGCAAGCTGCGCTACAACTGGCACACCATGAGCTTCCGCTACAAGACCGTCGACCATTTCTACGGCACCAACTTCTACACCCTCGACGTGCGCGGCGACAACCCGCTGATCAAGGCCAAGAAGGTTGTGCTGAAGAACGACTACATCCGCCAGATGATCGACGTGTACCACCTCTGA
- the benC gene encoding benzoate 1,2-dioxygenase electron transfer component BenC, whose product MTHKIALNFEDGVTRFIDANSGETVADAAYRQGINIPLDCRDGACGACKCFAEAGKYDLGEEYIEDALSEDEAEQGYVLTCQMLAESDCVIRVPASSEVCKTEQVCFEAAISDVRQLSESTITLSLKGEALNQLAFLPGQYVNLKVPGSDQTRAYSFSSLPRDGEVSFLIRNVPGGLMSSFLTGLAKAGDSLTLAGPLGSFYLRDIRRPLLLLAGGTGLAPFTAMLEKIAEQGSEHPLHLIYGVTMDHDLVEMDKLEAFAARIPNFTYSACVASPESAWPHKGYVTQHIEPKHLNDGEVDIYLCGPPPMVEAVSQFIREQGLQPANFYYEKFAASA is encoded by the coding sequence ATGACTCACAAGATTGCTTTGAACTTCGAAGATGGCGTCACTCGTTTTATCGACGCCAATAGCGGCGAAACCGTCGCCGACGCTGCCTATCGCCAGGGCATCAACATCCCGCTGGATTGTCGCGACGGTGCCTGTGGTGCCTGCAAATGCTTCGCCGAGGCGGGCAAGTACGACCTCGGTGAGGAATACATCGAAGATGCGCTGAGCGAAGACGAGGCCGAGCAGGGCTACGTGCTGACCTGCCAGATGCTCGCCGAAAGCGATTGCGTGATTCGTGTGCCGGCCTCGTCCGAGGTCTGCAAGACCGAACAGGTCTGCTTCGAGGCAGCCATCAGCGACGTGCGCCAGCTCTCCGAAAGCACCATCACTCTTTCGCTCAAGGGTGAAGCCCTGAATCAGCTGGCGTTCCTGCCCGGGCAGTACGTCAACCTCAAGGTGCCGGGCAGCGATCAGACCCGTGCCTATTCCTTCAGCTCGCTGCCCCGCGATGGCGAGGTCAGCTTCCTGATCCGCAACGTGCCGGGCGGGCTGATGAGCAGCTTCCTTACCGGCTTGGCCAAGGCCGGCGACAGCCTCACCCTGGCAGGCCCCCTGGGCAGCTTCTACCTGCGTGACATCAGGCGTCCCCTGCTGTTGCTGGCTGGCGGCACGGGCCTGGCGCCGTTTACCGCCATGCTGGAGAAGATCGCCGAGCAAGGGAGCGAGCATCCGCTGCACCTGATCTATGGCGTCACCATGGATCACGATCTGGTGGAAATGGACAAGCTCGAGGCTTTCGCGGCGCGGATTCCCAATTTCACCTACAGCGCCTGCGTAGCCAGCCCGGAAAGTGCCTGGCCGCACAAGGGCTATGTCACCCAGCACATCGAGCCGAAGCACCTGAACGACGGCGAAGTGGACATCTACCTCTGTGGCCCGCCACCGATGGTCGAGGCCGTCAGCCAGTTCATCCGTGAGCAGGGCCTGCAGCCAGCGAACTTCTACTACGAGAAATTCGCCGCCAGCGCTTGA
- a CDS encoding 1,6-dihydroxycyclohexa-2,4-diene-1-carboxylate dehydrogenase, whose translation MNKRFENKVAVITGAAQGIGRRVAERMSEEGGRLLLVDRSELVHELADELGAKGVDVLTLTADLEQFADCHRVMDAARERFGRLDILVNNVGGTIWAKPFEHYQEHEIEAEVRRSLFPTLWCCHAALPHMLEQGAGAIVNVSSIATRSINRVPYGAAKGGVNALTACLAFENAQRGIRVNATAPGGTEAPPRRIPRNSAEQSEQEKVWYQQIVDQTIDSTQMKRYGTIDEQAGAILFLASDDASYITGVTLPVGGGDQG comes from the coding sequence ATGAACAAGCGTTTCGAAAACAAGGTTGCCGTTATCACCGGAGCTGCCCAGGGCATTGGTCGTCGGGTGGCCGAGCGCATGAGTGAGGAGGGTGGCCGGCTGCTGCTGGTGGATCGCTCCGAGCTGGTCCATGAACTGGCCGACGAGCTGGGCGCCAAGGGTGTCGACGTGCTGACCCTGACTGCCGATCTTGAGCAGTTCGCCGATTGCCACCGGGTTATGGATGCGGCCAGGGAGCGCTTCGGCCGGCTGGACATTCTGGTCAACAACGTCGGCGGCACCATCTGGGCCAAGCCCTTCGAGCATTACCAGGAGCACGAGATCGAAGCCGAAGTGCGCCGCTCGCTGTTCCCCACGCTCTGGTGCTGCCACGCCGCGCTGCCGCACATGCTGGAGCAGGGCGCTGGCGCCATCGTCAACGTTTCCTCGATTGCCACCCGCAGCATCAACCGCGTGCCTTACGGCGCCGCAAAGGGTGGCGTGAATGCACTGACCGCCTGCCTTGCCTTCGAAAACGCTCAGCGCGGTATCCGCGTCAACGCCACCGCACCAGGCGGTACTGAAGCGCCGCCGCGCCGCATCCCGCGCAACAGCGCCGAGCAGAGCGAGCAGGAGAAAGTCTGGTACCAGCAGATCGTCGACCAGACCATCGATTCCACCCAGATGAAGCGCTACGGAACCATCGATGAGCAGGCCGGCGCGATCCTGTTCCTGGCCTCTGACGATGCCAGTTACATCACCGGTGTAACCCTGCCGGTAGGCGGTGGCGATCAGGGTTGA